The stretch of DNA accaatgtccttgggggtgcttttgctaacgctgttggggagggtttaaactaatgtggcagggggataggaaccaaatgaagtcagtggacagtaaggaggtagcaactaaagcctgtaaggaactagataatgaagtcagcgtgactaagggaaagagtagacagggagcagatgatgaacgcaaagggactggtggtctgaggtgcatttgttttaatgcaagaagtgtagtaggtaaggcagatgaaattagggcttggattagtacctgggagtatgatgttattgctattactgagacttggttgagggaagggcatgattggcaactaaatatcccaggatatcgatgcttccggcaggatagagagggaggtaaaaggggtggaggagttgcagtactggtcaaagaggatatcacagcagtgctgaaggagggcactatggaggactcgagcagtgaggcaatatgggcagaactcaaataggaagggtgcggtaacaatgttggggctgtactacaggcctcccaacagcgagcgtgagatagaggtacaaatatgtaaacagattatggaaagatgtaggagcaacagggtggtggtgataggagattttaattttcccaacattgactgggattcacttagtgttagaggtctagatggagcataatttgtcagcagcatccaggagggttttctagagcaggatgtaaatagtccaactcgggaaggggccatactggacctggtgttggggaatgagcccggccaggtggttgaagtttcagtaggggactactttgggaatagtgatcacaattccgtaagttttagaatactcatggacaaagacgagagtggtcccaaaggaagagtgctaaattgggggaaggccaactttaccaaaattcagcaggagctggggaatgtagattgggagcagctgtttgaaggtaaatccacattagatatgtgggaggcttttaaagagaggttgattagcgtgcaggagagacatgttcctgtgaaaatgagggatagaaatggcaatattagggaaccatggatgacaggtgaaattgtgaaactagctaagaggaaaaaggaagcatacatgaggtcgaggaggctgaagaaagacgaagctttggaagaatatcgggaatgtaggaccaatctgaaacgaggaattaagagggctaaaaggggtcatgaaatatctttagcaaacagggttaaggaaaatcccaaagccttttattcatatataaggagcaagaggctaactagagaaaggattggcccactcaaggacaaaggaggaaacttatgcgtggagtcagagaaaatggatgagattctaaatgagtactttgcatcggtattcaccgaggatagggacatgacggatgttgaggttagggacagatgtttgattactctgggtcaagtcggcataaggagggaggaagtgttgggtattctaaaaggcattaaggtggacaagtttcCAGgttcggatgggatctatcccaggttactgagggaagcgagagaggaaataactggggccttaacagatatctttgcagcatcattaaacacaggtgaggtcccggaggactggagaattgctaatgttgtccccttgtttaagaagggtagcagggaaaatccaagtaattatagaccggtgagcctgacgtcagtggtagggaagctgctggagaagatactgagggataggatctattcccatttggaagaaaatgggcttatcagtgataggcaacatggttttgtacagggaaggtcatgtcttaacaacttaatagaattctttgaggaagtgacaaagttgattgatgagggaagggctgtagatgtcatatacatggacttcagtaaggcgtttgataaggttccccatggtaggctgatggagaaagtgaagtcgcatggggtccagggtgtactagctagatggataaagaactggctgggcaacaggagacagagagtagcagtggaaggtagtttctcaaaatggagacgtgtgaccagtggtgttccacagggatccgtgctgggaccactgttgtttgtgatctacataaatgatttggaggaaagtataggtggtctgattagcaagtttgcagacgacactaagattggtggagtagcagatagtgaaggggactgtcagagaatgcagcagaatataaatagattggagagttgggcagagaaatggcagatggagttcaatcagggcaaatgtgaggtgatgcattttggaagatccaattcaagagtgaactatacagtaaatggaaaagtcctggggaaaattgatgtacagagaaatttgggtgttcaggtcaattgttccctgaaggtggcaacgcaggtcaatagagtgatcaagaaggcatacggcatgctttccttcatcggacggggtattgagtacaagagttggcaggtcatgttacagttgtataggactttggttcggccacatttggaatactgcatgcagttctggtcgccacattaccaaaaggatgtagatgctttttagagggtgcagaggaggttcaccaggatgttgcctgggatggagggcgctagctatgaagagacgttgagtagattaggattattttcattagaaagacggaggttgaggggggacctgattgaggtgtacaaaatcatgagaggtatagacagggtggatagcaagaagctttttcccagagtgggggattcaattactaggggtcacgagttcaaattgaaaggggaaaagtttaggggggatatgcgtggaaagttctttacgcagagggtggtgggtgcctggaacgcgctgccagcggaggtggtagacgcgggcacgatagcgtcttttaagatgtatctagacagatacatgaatgggcaggaagtaaagagatacagacccttagaaaataggcgacatgtttagatagaggatctggattggcgcaggcttggagggctgaagggcctgttcctgtgctgtaattttctttgttctttgttctttgatacctGGAATAATGCCTAAAATCGTACATCTTAGATAGACCATAGCCTCCTAATTACTGTAGTCAATATTAGTAGGCAAGGATTTAAAGCATTCTTATGACATTCCTCTCTATTACTGGAAGAGAAGTTAAGTTAATGTTGACTCGGGTCTTCATTAAATTAGGCAGAGGACTATCACATGAACACATTACCTTTAGTTGCAAATTTGGGCGCTCATAAATGTTATGAATGTATATGCAAGCTAATCTGCGAGAGTTACTGGAGTTAGATTTTCAACTTCCCACCTGGATGTAAAACTGATGCTGTGCATCAGACAGTCATTATCGAAACTCACACGATTTGACTTTAAATGATTTCAATGGCAATTAAATCGGGCAGGTTCCTGTAACAGGCGGCAAATCCGCAACACCAGCTTTGCGCTGTGGCAGTAATGAACCCCCTATTTCTTGAACGGACGTTTTGAAGGCCAGGATTCTTGAAGGATAATAAAAAAAATTGGACTAAAAAGTAGGTGACGTTTTAATGTTTTCACAGATTAGTTACTTTTCTTCGTGCATGTGTCTGAGCAATAAAATGGAATTCCCAACCTTTTTCCGAACAGTACCAAGCGATTATTTCCAGGTCACAGCGTTTGTGCAGCTGGTGAAATATTTTGGTTGGACTTGGCTCGCGGCGTTCGGGTCCGATGATGATTATGGCCACTTGGGAATTTCAGCTTTCGTGGAACAAGTAACGAAAATTGGAGTCTGCGTTGCTTTCTCCGAATTTCTTCCTAAAGTTTACGACAAAAAGAAAATCCTGCATCAAATCGAGCTCATTAAAAAGTCAAATGTCAAAGTTATTCTCGTCTTTGCCCCTGAGATAGATCTGAACTTCTTGGTGAAAGAACTAGTGCACCAGAATGTCACTGGATTTCAATGGTTGGCGAGTGAAGGCTGGAGTACAGCAGCACTGCTCTCAACAGCAGGCAATTCTGGGACTATGGGTGGTACATTGGGTTGGGCAATTCGTAGGGCTGATATTCCAGGAATTAAACAGTTCCTGGTCAGGCTTCATCCATCTAAGTATCCAGGCAATGAATACATCAAGCAGTTTTGGGAAGCCGTGTTTGACTGCACATGGATATCATACAACAACACAGGAGAAACAAGGCTTGGGGCTTCAAAACATGAATGTACTGGGCGAGAAGATTTAAAAGATGTCCATAATGTGTTCACTGATGAAACACAATTGAGAGTTTCATATAATACTTATAGAGCTGTATACGCTGTCGCCCATTCCATCCATAACATGTTACTGTGTGAACAAGGCCAAGGGCCATTCAGCAATAAAACATGTCCGGACATCTCAAACCTTAAGTCTTGGCAGGTAAGCTGTGTTTCAATAGAAATTGCACTTCATGAATCATACAGGATTAAAATTCCATTCAATGTTCTTGATGAACAATGACTTGTCAGATAATCCCAATGAGAGGTGTGTAATTGTTGAGTGTCAGACGTAAATGCAATTAAAGTTTGCTTTAAAGATACGAAACAGATTTAAATTGAACCCATTAATTTCTGACTCAGAGGAAAGTACCTACAAGACACTCAAAACCATTCCAAACTTAGGTGTAAATGTCAGCATAACTGCAGCTCCACATTGAATCTAAATTACAAAACATTGGTATTAACCATAACAGGTATTGCAATATATAAGAATGTTTCCTGATTTCTTTGCAAAGGTCCTGCATTATTTAAAGGAGGTGAAATTTACAACAGCGTTTGGAGATGAAGTGAGATTCGATGACAATGGTGATCCTCTAGCAGCCTATGATCTCCTGAACTGGCAGCTGGACCCAGATGGGAACATTAAGTATGTTAAAGTTGGCCAGTACGATGCATCTGTTGGTCCAGAGAACCAACTTGTGATAGAAAAAGAAGCTATAGTGTGGAGTGGAGGCCAAAAAATGGTAAGGCATAATTATGCAAATGCCTTATTCAGTATAACTAAAAGTTTGGGTGGCAAAAATCACCAAAGATATAAGGATTGCCTTCAGTAACAAATTAATATTCACTTTTAGAGCTCTAGAGAGATGGACAAGTGAAAGATatccacagagagtgagagagagcaattGTGGATTCTCATCAGAGGGAAAGGTGCACAGTTTAGATAAAAACACAAACAAATATCAGGCAGATataaagagaaaagagaaacatTTGAAAGAAATACAGAGTCGacttagatcttgactttgtgcaatactGTAAATTAGGCGAAAGTGAGTTGGCAGATgattttacatctctccccattttgATGGAACTAAGAATCGATAGCAATATAAAAGCTGCCAAGTTACTACCACCATTTTACATTATCGCACAAAGTCGGGATTTACCCCAGTGAGAAACAGAAACAaaatgaatctgaacaaatgattcaTGCATATAGAGTTGCTTGGTGTGTTTCTAATATTGCGATTCAATTCTAACGTTAAATCGGCAACATACATCAGTAAAAACCATTCTACATCAATATATCAGTCATCAGTTTATTTTTGTACACATGACAGATGGTGAAGCAAATCTCATTATTTTCTCCACAAGTCAAACAAAATCTATTTGCACTCCTGAATAAAGCACACACGTAATAACATGGAAACTTGTTGTTTATTTGCCCTCCAGGTCATCGAATCAAAGTGTAGTGAAACTTGTTTGCCTGGAACAAGAAAAGGAGCGAGAGCAGGGCAGCCAATTTGTTGTTTTGATTGCATCCCCTGTGCTGAGGGTGAAATTAGCAACCAAACTGGTGTGTatatctctgtctttctgtctgtctgtctatgtgtcTGTGAATTTTGAGGATGAGCTAATTTGATGTTAATTGATTTCAGGATTTGTCTTCTTCAATCAGTTAGGCCTTGCAGTATTAAAGGGATGCTCCTTCACAGCATCATAATGCATCATATGTTACATGGCATAATACTCGTGCCCATACAAAACAGTGTGGGAATGAAATTGGTGTTGGGAAAAATAGAAAAATGGACCAGAGCGAATCAGCAGTCTGTTTTACACACCACCTGATTTTCTTTCTTATGTCTCCTAAATTGCCATGTACAatactacataagaacataagaaataagaaataggagcagcagtaggccatatggccccttaaCCCTGCACTGCTTTCAATATGAGCATGGTTGATCTTaaacctcaactctacttttctatctgatccacatatcccttgattcccttagagtccaacaattatcactctcagccttgaatatactcattgactgagcatcctcggagatagaaaattccaaagatttacaaacttctgagtgaagaaatttctcctcatctcagtcctaaataaataCTGAGATTCAGTCCCCTCATActaagactatgcccccaagttcgagactcaccagccaggggaaatagcctCTCAGTATTTACCCTGTCACGTCCTCACAGAgtcttatatatttcaattaaaTCTGTCAGTGTGAAATTTGGACAGTTATACCTGGTCATGTTGCCTGCAGACAGTTGAGGAAAATAATCTCTTTTACACCTATGGAAGATGGCAACTGAGTTCAACAAGAGACTTGAGAAATTTGCTCCACAGCATTTATTTAGTGGCCAGAGCCTGGAAATTGGAAACTGGAAACTGgaaccagaaactgacaggaagagctgtatcaggacAATGAGTTATCTTTagagaagagatgcttcaggtgcaggctaggtacatttcaatgacggcgaaaggtaggggaaccaaaaacagggctccttggatgacaagggagatagagattctgATGAAACAAAAAtgggggtgtatgatgcatgtcaggtgaattcttcaagtgagaactggGCCATATGCAATAaattgagagggaaagtgaagaggaaaataagactggcaaagagagaacatgagaatagagtggcagtcaacataaaagtgaatccagaaatcttctaccggcatgtaaatagtaagcaagcagaaagaggtggagtggggcctattagggacaaaaaaggtaatatatgcttagaggtgcagggcaaggctaaaataTTTAATaactactttgtatcagtgtttacgaaGGAAGAAGAATCTGACTAAATATTGGTAGAGGCAGAGAGAgtcggggaatagatagggtaaaaattgagaggggggaggtactgaaaaaactggctatgcttagagtagataagtcacctgatctgaatggcttgcatcccaggttgctaaaggaagtgcgggtggagatagtggaagggtttgccataatctttcaatctgccctagatatggggaaggtggcagaggattggagagtggcaaatgtgacacccttattcaagaaagggtttaaggCCAGTCCtagcatctacaggccagttagattaacatcagtggtggataagtttttagaaacaataatcaaggaaaaaaatacaacagacacttggagaggtttgagttaattaaggatagccagcatggatttgtaaaagggagatcatgcttgactaatctaattgaattttctgatgatgtaacagggaaggttgatgaagggaatgttgtctatttggattttaagaaagtgtttgataaagtaccaccataaaaggctggttgacaaaattgaggctcatggaatagtagGGTCAgtatccaactggataaaaaattggcttaaggaaagaAAGCAGTGAATCATGGTAAAtagtaaaaagagaaagtgctggaaatattcggcttgtctggcagcatctgtggagagagaagcagagttaatgtttcaggtctgtgaactttcatcagaactggtaaatggttgtttttcagactggaggatggtagaaggTGGTGTTCACCAAGgcccagtgctgggaccactgcttttgttgCTATCTGACAAGTCgcaactggtgctgaacattgtgcaattatcaacacacatcgcacttctgaccttatgatggagggaaggtcattgatgaagcagctgaagatggttaggcctaggtcactaccctgaggaactcctgcagtgatatcctgggactgagatgatcgatctccaacaatcacaaccatcttcctttctgctaggtatagctccaaccactggagagttttcctcttgattcccattgactccagttttgctggggctccttgatgccatattcggtcaaatgctgcttgatgtcaagggcagtcactctcacctcacctccgaggtcattggtcccagtcctgttgaggtgcagcccgttccttttgaataggtgtcttctgccccagaactggtcccaatgccccaggaatctgaagcctctctcctgcaccatgctttaagtcatgcattgatcctccctaccttcctatttctactcacactagcacgtggcactgggagtaattccaggattactaccttcgaggtcttaCACTTTAAATTCCTCCTTAGCCCCTGAAAatatgaccataggacctcaatacctgcccttgctacgtcattggtaccaacatgtaccacaacttctgcagggggaagggagtgcgcCAAAATATCCTGCACCGTCTCCATGATATCCTTTACTCTGGCACTAGGGAGGTAGCACACCATGAGGGACTCACAGTAATGGTTACATAAATGCATATCTGTCCTGCTGACTATGGAATTTAAAAACTGCATTTccgcactttgctgctccctcctgtacagtcccatgcccattgatgccatggtctggactgcagccttcaaggtgtcgtcactcccagcagtctccaaagctgagtaccggtttgagagtggcacacaccctgaagccgCTAGCATTTTcttcctcttcctactcttccagatggccactacctactatcctgaacctctgctgcctgtgaggtgaccacctcctggaacatgaggaggcagtggcatag from Heterodontus francisci isolate sHetFra1 chromosome 11, sHetFra1.hap1, whole genome shotgun sequence encodes:
- the LOC137374948 gene encoding extracellular calcium-sensing receptor-like, whose translation is MVFAIEEINNDPTLLPNYTLGYKIYDSCATPTLALRAALTLLNGQEENVTLLRCLGGSSVHALIADAGSTQSITIARTAGLFGIPMISYFSSCMCLSNKMEFPTFFRTVPSDYFQVTAFVQLVKYFGWTWLAAFGSDDDYGHLGISAFVEQVTKIGVCVAFSEFLPKVYDKKKILHQIELIKKSNVKVILVFAPEIDLNFLVKELVHQNVTGFQWLASEGWSTAALLSTAGNSGTMGGTLGWAIRRADIPGIKQFLVRLHPSKYPGNEYIKQFWEAVFDCTWISYNNTGETRLGASKHECTGREDLKDVHNVFTDETQLRVSYNTYRAVYAVAHSIHNMLLCEQGQGPFSNKTCPDISNLKSWQVLHYLKEVKFTTAFGDEVRFDDNGDPLAAYDLLNWQLDPDGNIKYVKVGQYDASVGPENQLVIEKEAIVWSGGQKMVIESKCSETCLPGTRKGARAGQPICCFDCIPCAEGEISNQTDSVDCLACHSDYWPNLKRDTCILKEIEFLSFGDTMGIILTALSLLGACASMAVTAAFYHYKDTPIVKANNSELSFLLLFSLVLCFLCSLLFMGQPTRWSCMLRHTAFAIIFVLCISCVLGKTILVLVAFNARLPNNDVVKWFGPLQRRLSIFFLPLIQVVICILWLTLSPPFPAKNAEYQSEIIILECDVGSATAFYSVLGYIGLLSVMCFALAFLARKLPDNFNEAKFITFSMLIFCAVWITFIPAYVSSGKYTVAVEIFAILSSSFGLLTSIFAPKVYIILLRPELNTKKHLMGRSSSNRF